A stretch of Paludisphaera borealis DNA encodes these proteins:
- a CDS encoding DUF58 domain-containing protein, producing the protein MPGAHPIPTASTDPAPPASRSGSAPLLDPDFMHKLEQLELVSRKIISGRMKGERKSKKRGSSVEFAEHRQYSAGDDLRHIDWNVYARLDRLFLKLFLEEEDLQVHTLLDTSLSMSFGTPSKLHYGKQVAAALAFVGLVNHDRVIMETFANKLDQGIPGVRGRSQMWRVIQYLERLQPTGESNLTSAARDFAIRHGGKGVVVVISDFLDKNGYEDALRYLLARNMDVYVIHVLSQEEVEPELVGDLRLVDCEDDDVAEITMSAPLLKRYKDNLNAFVGGLKEWCTRRGITYIFTTNQYPFDKLILNYLRERGLVK; encoded by the coding sequence ATGCCTGGCGCCCATCCGATTCCGACCGCCTCGACCGACCCGGCCCCGCCGGCGTCCCGGTCGGGCTCCGCGCCGTTGCTGGACCCCGACTTCATGCACAAGCTCGAACAGCTTGAGCTGGTCAGCCGCAAGATCATCTCGGGGCGGATGAAGGGTGAGCGCAAGAGCAAGAAGCGGGGCTCGTCGGTCGAGTTCGCCGAGCATCGCCAGTATTCGGCGGGCGACGACCTGAGGCATATCGACTGGAACGTCTACGCCCGGCTCGACCGGCTGTTCCTCAAGCTGTTCCTCGAAGAGGAAGACCTGCAAGTCCACACGCTGCTCGACACCAGCCTGTCGATGAGCTTCGGGACGCCGTCGAAACTTCACTACGGCAAGCAGGTGGCCGCGGCGCTGGCGTTCGTCGGTCTAGTCAATCACGACCGTGTCATCATGGAGACGTTCGCGAACAAGCTCGACCAGGGGATTCCCGGCGTGCGCGGGCGTTCGCAGATGTGGCGGGTGATACAGTACCTCGAACGGCTCCAGCCGACCGGCGAGAGCAACCTGACGTCGGCCGCCCGCGACTTCGCCATCCGCCACGGCGGCAAGGGAGTCGTCGTGGTGATCTCCGATTTCCTCGACAAGAACGGCTATGAAGACGCCCTCCGCTACCTCCTCGCCCGCAACATGGACGTCTACGTCATCCATGTTTTGAGCCAGGAGGAAGTCGAGCCCGAGCTGGTGGGCGACCTCCGGCTGGTCGACTGCGAGGACGACGACGTCGCCGAGATCACGATGAGCGCGCCGTTGCTCAAGCGGTATAAGGACAATCTCAACGCCTTCGTCGGCGGGCTCAAGGAATGGTGCACCCGGCGCGGGATCACGTACATTTTTACGACCAATCAATATCCTTTTGACAAGCTGATCCTCAATTACCTTCGCGAGCGTGGCCTGGTCAAGTAA
- a CDS encoding AAA family ATPase — protein sequence MAGEPSATMEERTEEFRNRYNQVKAEIAKVIVGHDEIVHGVLTCLFVGGHALLEGVPGLGKTLLVRTLADALSLDFNRIQFTPDLMPADILGTNIVMEAPDGQRMFQFQRGPIFSQIVLADEINRATPKTQSALLEAMQEHSVTVGGTIHRLKEPFFVMATQNPIEQEGTYPLPEAQLDRFLFKLVVGYSTRDELSTILDRTTRGERPKAEKVMDGETMLRFQDLVRDVIIAPHVQDYAIRLALATHPEGPFAAAATNQYVRWGSSPRGVQTLVLAAKVRALLDGRYNVSFEDLRRVYLPSLRHRVLLNFEAQAEGIDPDDVLLKVLDSVSEKSEERASAVA from the coding sequence ATGGCTGGAGAACCGTCTGCGACGATGGAGGAGCGGACCGAGGAGTTTCGGAACCGCTACAATCAGGTGAAGGCCGAGATCGCCAAGGTGATCGTGGGTCATGACGAGATCGTCCACGGCGTCTTGACCTGTCTGTTCGTCGGCGGGCACGCCTTGCTCGAAGGAGTGCCGGGGCTCGGTAAGACGCTGCTTGTCCGTACGCTGGCCGACGCCCTGTCGCTCGACTTCAACCGCATCCAGTTCACGCCCGACCTGATGCCGGCCGACATCCTCGGCACCAACATCGTGATGGAGGCGCCCGACGGCCAGCGGATGTTCCAGTTCCAGCGCGGGCCGATCTTCTCGCAGATCGTCCTGGCCGACGAGATCAACCGGGCGACCCCAAAAACGCAGTCGGCCCTGCTCGAAGCGATGCAGGAGCACTCGGTCACGGTGGGCGGGACGATCCACCGACTCAAGGAACCGTTCTTCGTGATGGCGACGCAGAACCCGATCGAGCAGGAAGGGACGTACCCGCTCCCCGAGGCGCAGCTCGACCGGTTCCTGTTCAAGCTGGTCGTCGGCTACTCGACGCGCGACGAGCTGAGCACGATTCTCGACCGGACGACGCGGGGCGAGCGTCCCAAAGCCGAGAAGGTGATGGACGGCGAAACCATGCTCCGGTTTCAGGATCTGGTCCGCGACGTGATCATCGCGCCGCACGTCCAGGACTACGCGATCCGGCTTGCCCTGGCGACCCACCCCGAGGGCCCGTTCGCCGCGGCGGCGACGAACCAGTACGTGCGATGGGGGAGCAGCCCGCGCGGGGTCCAGACGCTGGTTCTGGCGGCGAAGGTGCGAGCTTTGCTCGACGGACGGTACAATGTCTCGTTCGAGGATCTTCGCCGCGTTTATCTGCCGTCGTTGCGACACCGGGTGTTGCTCAACTTCGAGGCCCAGGCCGAAGGGATCGATCCGGACGACGTCCTGTTGAAGGTGCTCGATTCCGTCTCCGAGAAATCCGAGGAACGCGCCTCCGCCGTGGCTTGA
- a CDS encoding PEP-CTERM sorting domain-containing protein (PEP-CTERM proteins occur, often in large numbers, in the proteomes of bacteria that also encode an exosortase, a predicted intramembrane cysteine proteinase. The presence of a PEP-CTERM domain at a protein's C-terminus predicts cleavage within the sorting domain, followed by covalent anchoring to some some component of the (usually Gram-negative) cell surface. Many PEP-CTERM proteins exhibit an unusual sequence composition that includes large numbers of potential glycosylation sites. Expression of one such protein has been shown restore the ability of a bacterium to form floc, a type of biofilm.): MFLALAASVIATFALAAPTQASYITTVTIADNTSLPANGLDTTWSGVGGPITDVQLLTPAGVTGVIGTDTVHLAFNNPLVAGGIVTFSFVSATAPISFVSGTWAITLAGRDATVDVNPSLDGLLFSTVPIAVPEPESMSLLIVGLSGLLGLRNWTKRRAKAAQA, translated from the coding sequence ATGTTCCTGGCGCTGGCCGCGAGTGTGATCGCCACGTTCGCGCTGGCCGCACCGACGCAGGCGTCGTACATCACCACCGTGACGATCGCGGACAACACCAGTTTGCCCGCGAACGGTCTGGACACGACCTGGTCGGGCGTGGGCGGCCCGATCACCGACGTGCAGCTCCTCACGCCCGCGGGCGTGACCGGCGTCATCGGCACCGACACCGTTCACCTGGCCTTCAACAATCCGTTGGTGGCTGGCGGCATCGTGACGTTCAGCTTCGTGTCGGCGACCGCGCCGATCAGCTTCGTATCGGGAACCTGGGCGATCACCCTGGCCGGCCGAGACGCGACGGTCGACGTCAACCCGAGCCTGGACGGCCTGCTGTTCAGCACGGTGCCGATCGCCGTGCCCGAACCGGAGTCGATGAGTCTGTTGATCGTGGGCTTGTCCGGTTTGCTGGGCCTTCGTAATTGGACCAAGCGCCGCGCGAAGGCCGCCCAGGCCTGA
- a CDS encoding NHL repeat-containing protein, producing the protein MTWNRRESLPARLQAGAASALCVILLATASGCGARGSATPDLVWGVHGTKDGWIHKPRVAAFDGADHLYLADLTDRIQVFDRDGGFLRGWRTPDFNVDGPSGLTVDREGRLLVADTHFYRVLVYGASGDLLFQIGDGVQGTTPGRFGYPTDVVIDKAGNFYVSEYGENDRIQVFSPEGKWLRQWGGHGYEPGEFLRPRAMAIDENDHIYVADSCNHRIQVFDVEGRLLRMWGTRGMKLGEMSYPYDLALGPGNILYVCEYGNSRVQKFTRDGEPLAIWGGSGRGPGELYNPWALAVDSRGEVSVVDSNNHRVQRFRL; encoded by the coding sequence GTGACGTGGAACCGGCGTGAATCACTTCCGGCTCGCTTACAGGCCGGGGCGGCTTCGGCGCTCTGCGTGATTCTGCTGGCGACGGCTTCCGGTTGCGGCGCCCGGGGGTCGGCGACGCCGGATCTGGTCTGGGGGGTTCACGGGACGAAGGACGGCTGGATCCACAAGCCTCGGGTCGCGGCGTTCGACGGCGCCGATCATCTGTACCTCGCCGACCTGACCGATCGAATCCAGGTCTTCGACCGCGACGGCGGTTTTTTGCGAGGCTGGCGGACGCCCGATTTCAACGTCGACGGGCCGAGCGGCTTGACGGTCGATCGCGAGGGGCGGCTGCTGGTGGCCGACACCCATTTTTACCGGGTTCTGGTCTATGGGGCGTCGGGCGACCTGCTGTTCCAGATCGGCGACGGCGTGCAGGGGACGACTCCGGGGCGGTTCGGCTATCCGACTGACGTGGTGATTGACAAGGCGGGCAATTTCTACGTTTCGGAATACGGCGAGAACGACCGGATTCAGGTGTTCTCGCCCGAGGGGAAGTGGCTGCGGCAGTGGGGAGGCCACGGCTACGAGCCCGGCGAGTTCCTTAGGCCCCGGGCGATGGCGATCGACGAGAACGATCACATCTATGTGGCCGATAGCTGCAACCACCGGATTCAGGTTTTCGACGTCGAGGGCCGGCTGCTGCGGATGTGGGGAACGCGCGGGATGAAGCTCGGCGAGATGAGCTATCCTTACGATCTGGCGCTGGGGCCGGGAAATATTCTTTACGTGTGCGAGTACGGCAACAGCCGCGTCCAGAAGTTCACCCGCGACGGCGAACCGCTGGCGATCTGGGGAGGTTCCGGGCGCGGACCGGGGGAGCTGTACAACCCCTGGGCCCTGGCCGTCGATTCGCGAGGGGAAGTTTCGGTGGTCGACTCGAACAACCACCGCGTGCAACGATTCCGACTCTGA
- a CDS encoding Rieske (2Fe-2S) protein yields MPEWVYLCRIDEVPDGRARTIEVAGARVAVIRDGDSIVVISDLCPHAGGSLGSGWIEEGELLCPLHRWRFRLRDGRCTTLRGNDVHRYPSRIDDRAVWARV; encoded by the coding sequence ATGCCCGAATGGGTTTATTTGTGCCGGATCGACGAAGTCCCCGACGGCCGCGCGCGGACGATCGAAGTCGCCGGCGCGCGCGTGGCGGTGATCCGCGACGGCGACTCCATCGTCGTGATCTCCGACCTCTGCCCGCACGCCGGCGGCTCGCTCGGCTCGGGCTGGATCGAGGAGGGCGAGCTCCTCTGCCCGCTCCACCGTTGGCGGTTCCGCCTCCGCGACGGCCGCTGCACGACCCTCCGCGGTAACGACGTGCACCGGTATCCTTCGAGGATCGACGACCGGGCGGTTTGGGCGCGGGTTTGA
- a CDS encoding VWA domain-containing protein: protein MLGNVSITFGQPWWLILIPLILPPLVWMSYGSLSGLGSFRRALAIVFRAAVVTLIVLALAEMQTVRRSDRLTTMFLVDASQSVPRDQQKAALTYVTEASKKRRKDDLAGVIVFGKSPRVEIPPAPSELNLMGVESTIDAENTDLAAALKLALATFPEDTARRIVILSDGNENRGNLLEQVLVAKSLGVQVDVLPISYYYDREVLVEKVSIPPDVKKGETVNINVVIRASEPTSGTLQIFQKADGYRAPAAGNEKPSPIELQRGLNVLTLKQLITEPNFYTFTAEFIPDKDSGDRRSINNVAEGFTHARGKAQVLLIEGTAGEHVELVKALREKEIEVRTLTAPRIDGTGGVGGDPLPTDVAQLQPYDCVILANVPKEAFTESQTQLLASNCHDMGAGLIMLGGRDSFGAGGWMNTPVEKALPVDMQIKALKIQGLGAMVLIMHASEIPEGNFWQKVVAKAAINALSSYDYAGMLHWEGEEAWLFSLRTIGSGRPSMLRAIDRMTPGDMPDFDPSLVKAMTGLNAVRDAMTKHIVIISDGDPTPPTPRVINQLAQSKITVTAVLTAAHGNDLGAMSVMQNLARRTKGRFYNVTNPSALPRIYQKEARTISRPLIFEQEKPWAPRLQSPITEPVMGLSDDLPGITGLVLTTLKENELVEMPIVSPLPTGQVNPVLAHWTYGLGRSLAFTSDAGRRWAKAWPDWQNYAAFWSQVVRWTMRPAQQGNVAMTVRREEGRIKVVVDALDKDDQFLNFLRIQGNVVDPDLKAAPLELTQSAPGRYEATIENADARGNYFVNLGYRGADGNQGVISSGVSVPYSDEYRELRSNPAPLETAASLTDGQEASWQYTPDGQLDLRRTVAGANHFRRDPGLINPRAFAALWPTLLWLAGCLFLGDVAVRRIAFDVDRIRHDLANRWRSLRGQEPQMASTYMDQLKSRKAEVGEQLDRSRAATRFDPTAVPGDEPRTAPIGEPLLEGTAPQDRSKPARPAPGAGGAGLAPESAKADEAGYTNRLLKAKQRVWEDREKDKPKEKDKPKPDPGAGS, encoded by the coding sequence ATGCTGGGAAACGTCTCGATCACGTTCGGGCAGCCCTGGTGGCTGATCTTGATCCCGCTTATCCTGCCCCCGCTGGTCTGGATGAGCTACGGCAGCCTGTCGGGCCTGGGCTCGTTCCGCCGCGCCCTGGCGATCGTGTTCCGCGCGGCGGTCGTCACCCTGATCGTGCTGGCCCTGGCCGAGATGCAGACCGTCCGCCGCTCGGACCGGCTGACGACCATGTTCCTGGTCGACGCCTCGCAGAGCGTGCCGCGCGACCAGCAGAAGGCGGCGCTCACGTACGTGACCGAGGCCTCGAAGAAGCGTCGGAAGGACGACCTGGCCGGGGTGATCGTCTTCGGCAAGAGCCCGCGCGTCGAGATCCCTCCCGCGCCCAGCGAGCTGAACTTGATGGGCGTCGAGAGCACCATCGACGCCGAGAACACCGACCTGGCCGCCGCCCTGAAGCTCGCCCTGGCGACGTTCCCCGAAGACACGGCGCGGCGGATCGTGATCCTCTCCGACGGCAACGAGAATCGCGGCAACCTGCTCGAACAGGTGCTCGTCGCCAAGTCGCTCGGCGTGCAGGTCGACGTCCTGCCGATCAGCTACTACTACGACCGCGAGGTCCTGGTCGAGAAGGTGTCGATTCCGCCCGACGTCAAGAAGGGTGAGACGGTCAACATCAACGTCGTGATCCGGGCCAGCGAGCCGACCTCGGGGACGCTCCAGATCTTCCAGAAGGCCGACGGCTACCGCGCGCCGGCGGCCGGCAACGAGAAGCCCTCGCCGATCGAGCTTCAGCGTGGGCTCAACGTGTTGACGCTCAAGCAGTTGATCACCGAGCCCAATTTTTACACGTTCACCGCCGAGTTCATCCCCGACAAGGACAGCGGCGACCGCCGGTCGATCAACAACGTGGCCGAAGGGTTCACGCACGCCCGGGGCAAGGCCCAGGTGCTCTTGATCGAGGGGACCGCCGGCGAGCACGTCGAACTGGTCAAGGCGCTCCGGGAGAAGGAGATCGAGGTCAGGACCCTCACCGCTCCCCGGATCGATGGCACGGGAGGGGTCGGCGGCGACCCACTGCCGACCGACGTCGCGCAGCTTCAACCCTACGACTGTGTGATCCTGGCGAACGTCCCCAAGGAGGCGTTCACCGAGAGCCAGACTCAGCTTCTGGCCTCCAACTGCCACGACATGGGCGCCGGCCTCATCATGCTGGGAGGCCGCGACAGCTTCGGCGCCGGGGGCTGGATGAACACCCCCGTCGAGAAGGCGCTGCCGGTCGACATGCAGATCAAAGCCTTGAAGATTCAAGGCCTGGGGGCGATGGTCCTGATCATGCACGCCAGCGAGATCCCCGAAGGCAACTTCTGGCAGAAGGTCGTGGCCAAGGCGGCGATCAACGCGCTTTCGAGCTACGACTACGCCGGCATGCTCCACTGGGAAGGCGAAGAAGCGTGGCTGTTCTCGCTTCGAACGATCGGAAGCGGCCGCCCCTCGATGCTCCGGGCGATCGACCGGATGACGCCTGGCGACATGCCCGATTTCGACCCGTCGCTGGTCAAGGCCATGACCGGCCTGAACGCGGTCCGCGACGCGATGACCAAGCACATCGTGATCATCAGCGACGGCGACCCGACGCCCCCGACCCCGCGCGTCATCAACCAGCTCGCCCAGAGCAAGATCACGGTGACGGCCGTCCTCACCGCGGCGCACGGCAACGACCTGGGCGCCATGTCGGTGATGCAGAACCTCGCTCGCCGAACCAAGGGCCGATTCTACAACGTCACCAACCCCAGCGCCCTGCCCCGCATCTATCAGAAGGAAGCGCGGACGATCTCGCGACCGCTGATCTTCGAGCAGGAGAAGCCCTGGGCGCCCCGGCTTCAAAGCCCGATCACCGAGCCCGTCATGGGCTTGTCCGACGACTTGCCGGGGATCACCGGCCTGGTGCTGACGACCCTCAAGGAGAACGAGCTGGTCGAGATGCCGATCGTCTCGCCGCTCCCCACCGGCCAGGTGAACCCGGTGCTGGCCCACTGGACCTACGGCCTAGGGCGGTCGCTCGCGTTCACGTCCGACGCCGGCCGGCGTTGGGCCAAGGCCTGGCCCGACTGGCAGAACTACGCCGCGTTCTGGTCGCAGGTCGTGCGGTGGACGATGCGACCGGCCCAGCAGGGCAACGTCGCCATGACCGTCCGCCGCGAGGAGGGACGCATCAAGGTCGTCGTCGACGCGCTCGACAAGGACGACCAGTTCTTGAACTTCCTCCGCATCCAGGGGAACGTGGTCGACCCCGACCTCAAGGCGGCTCCGCTTGAGCTGACCCAGTCGGCCCCCGGACGCTACGAGGCGACCATCGAGAACGCCGACGCCCGCGGCAACTATTTCGTCAACCTTGGGTATCGCGGGGCCGACGGCAACCAGGGGGTGATCTCCAGCGGCGTCTCGGTCCCTTACTCCGACGAGTACCGCGAGCTGCGGTCGAATCCGGCCCCCCTCGAAACCGCCGCCAGTCTGACCGACGGACAGGAAGCGTCGTGGCAATACACCCCCGACGGCCAGCTCGACCTGCGGCGGACCGTCGCCGGCGCCAACCACTTCCGGCGCGATCCCGGGCTGATCAATCCCCGAGCCTTCGCCGCGCTCTGGCCCACGTTGCTCTGGCTGGCGGGCTGCCTGTTCCTGGGCGACGTCGCCGTGCGGCGGATCGCCTTCGACGTCGACCGCATCCGGCACGACCTGGCCAACCGCTGGCGGAGCCTGCGTGGCCAAGAGCCCCAGATGGCCAGCACTTACATGGACCAGCTCAAGTCGCGCAAGGCCGAGGTCGGCGAGCAGCTCGACCGCTCCCGCGCGGCCACTCGCTTCGATCCGACCGCCGTTCCCGGCGACGAACCGCGGACCGCCCCGATCGGCGAGCCGTTGCTCGAAGGGACCGCCCCGCAAGACCGCTCGAAACCGGCCCGGCCCGCCCCCGGAGCCGGCGGCGCCGGACTCGCGCCCGAGTCGGCCAAGGCCGATGAGGCCGGTTACACCAACCGCCTCCTCAAGGCCAAGCAGCGCGTCTGGGAAGATCGCGAAAAGGACAAGCCCAAGGAAAAAGATAAGCCCAAACCCGACCCCGGCGCGGGCTCTTAG
- a CDS encoding MBL fold metallo-hydrolase: MVHHGLTVEGYSRAAVQTYWRVPELKIGFDLGAQPWSFMTTPNWFVSHTHLDHIAALPVLVARRRMMKMEPPTIYLPADAVDGVNQLLRAYQRLDRGRMNVNLVGIEPGVEIQLSRELVVQTFPTRHTIPSMGFLVWERRRKLKPEYHDLTGDQIRDIRLSGVEVSAEIRLPKVAYMGDTAPAGLDDFPEIYRAQILILEMTFVAPGERASVIHKFGHTHLDDLIARADRFENEVIIASHFSTRLHPDQIQRIVDRRLPDSLRGRMKIWL, from the coding sequence ATGGTGCACCACGGCCTGACGGTCGAGGGCTATTCGCGAGCCGCCGTGCAAACCTACTGGCGGGTGCCCGAGCTGAAGATCGGTTTCGATCTGGGGGCCCAGCCCTGGTCGTTCATGACGACGCCCAACTGGTTCGTCTCGCACACGCACCTCGACCATATCGCCGCACTCCCCGTGCTGGTCGCCCGCCGGCGGATGATGAAGATGGAGCCGCCGACGATCTACCTGCCGGCCGATGCGGTCGACGGCGTGAACCAGTTGCTCCGCGCCTATCAGCGGCTCGACCGGGGTCGGATGAACGTCAACCTGGTCGGCATCGAACCGGGCGTCGAGATCCAGCTCTCGCGCGAGCTGGTCGTCCAGACGTTTCCGACCCGGCACACGATCCCGTCGATGGGCTTCCTGGTCTGGGAGCGCCGTAGGAAGCTCAAGCCCGAGTACCACGACCTGACCGGCGACCAGATTCGCGACATCCGGCTCTCGGGCGTCGAGGTCTCGGCCGAGATCCGGCTTCCGAAGGTCGCGTACATGGGCGACACCGCCCCCGCCGGCCTCGACGACTTCCCCGAGATCTACCGCGCGCAGATCCTGATCCTGGAGATGACCTTCGTCGCGCCCGGCGAGCGCGCGTCGGTGATCCACAAGTTCGGCCACACCCACCTCGACGACCTCATCGCGCGGGCCGACCGGTTCGAGAACGAGGTGATCATCGCCTCGCACTTCAGCACGAGACTGCACCCCGACCAGATCCAGCGGATCGTCGACCGCCGCCTGCCCGATTCACTGCGGGGCAGGATGAAGATCTGGTTGTAA
- a CDS encoding PfkB family carbohydrate kinase has translation MIGRVQVFGPAYLDRVLRVDRPLLDPDVGPPLDQSVDGRPRFGAGDRLDIIDPLGTSLSIAVPDDWPGPLGFVDLEQPLVKTPQGVRKLRAVNWRDDLGGMGAGFAAALGGTLVSVLGSETDPTSREITALLESHGVSHRCVRVADQPADWTLLVSSGEHGDKLAIGFRGCHAALDADALKSTLAEPCDVRVVAGLPNRLASVALRAPGARFRLFAPAMRNMVDRAPPVSEMAGAVDVLCCNRREWEALDDREEVAARLSILVVTDGPSGSSARYTNPQGDSRTIREPAFPRARPPRDTNRAGEAFAACLVASLCELGWDSASGVIDDRTIATAMRRAAAASALVLDRTDFGFPTEAEIDAATARGCVD, from the coding sequence ATGATCGGCCGCGTCCAGGTCTTCGGACCCGCCTATCTCGACCGCGTCCTGCGCGTCGACCGCCCCTTGCTCGATCCCGACGTCGGCCCCCCTCTTGACCAGAGCGTCGACGGCCGCCCGAGGTTCGGCGCGGGGGACCGGCTCGACATCATCGACCCGCTGGGCACGTCCCTTTCCATCGCCGTCCCCGACGACTGGCCGGGGCCGCTCGGCTTCGTCGATCTGGAACAACCGCTCGTCAAGACGCCTCAAGGCGTCCGCAAGCTGAGGGCGGTAAACTGGCGCGACGACCTGGGAGGCATGGGCGCGGGCTTCGCGGCGGCCCTCGGCGGCACGCTCGTCAGCGTGCTCGGCTCCGAAACCGACCCGACGAGCCGGGAAATCACGGCGCTTCTGGAAAGCCACGGCGTCTCGCATCGCTGCGTGAGAGTCGCCGATCAGCCGGCCGACTGGACGCTGTTGGTATCCAGCGGCGAACACGGCGACAAGCTGGCGATCGGTTTTCGAGGCTGCCACGCCGCCCTCGACGCCGACGCCTTGAAATCGACCCTCGCCGAGCCTTGCGACGTCCGCGTCGTCGCCGGCTTGCCCAACCGGCTGGCTTCCGTGGCGCTGCGGGCGCCCGGCGCGCGGTTCCGGCTGTTCGCTCCGGCCATGCGGAACATGGTCGATCGTGCGCCGCCGGTCTCCGAAATGGCCGGCGCGGTCGACGTCCTCTGTTGCAACCGCCGCGAGTGGGAGGCGCTCGACGATCGCGAGGAGGTCGCCGCCCGACTCTCGATCCTGGTCGTCACCGACGGCCCGTCGGGAAGCTCGGCGCGATACACCAACCCTCAAGGAGATTCGCGGACGATCCGCGAGCCGGCTTTCCCGCGCGCTAGACCCCCGCGTGACACCAACCGCGCCGGCGAGGCGTTCGCGGCCTGCCTCGTAGCCTCCTTGTGCGAACTCGGTTGGGACTCCGCATCCGGCGTGATCGACGACCGCACGATCGCGACGGCCATGCGTCGCGCAGCGGCGGCGTCGGCCCTGGTTCTCGATCGCACCGACTTCGGATTTCCGACGGAAGCCGAGATCGACGCCGCGACGGCCCGAGGATGCGTCGACTGA